The Tamandua tetradactyla isolate mTamTet1 chromosome 18, mTamTet1.pri, whole genome shotgun sequence genome contains a region encoding:
- the OSBPL1A gene encoding oxysterol-binding protein-related protein 1 isoform X10: MPVIFNEPLSFLQRLTEYMEHTYLIHKASSLADPVERMQCVAAFAVSAVASQWERTGKPFNPLLGETYELVRDDLGFRLISEQVSHHPPISAFHAEGLHNDFIFHGSIYPKLKFWGKSVEAEPKGTITLELLEHNEAYTWTNPTCCVHNIIVGKLWIEQYGNVEIINHRTGDKCVLNFKPCGLFGKELHKVEGYIQDKSKRKLCALYGKWTECLYSADLATFEAYKKNDKKNPEEKRNSRQVSTSEESDEMPVPDSESVFVIPGSVLLWRIAPRPPNSAQMYNFTSFAMVLNEVDKEMESTIPKTDCRLRPDIRAMENGEIDQASEEKKRLEEKQRAARKNRSKSEEDWKTRWFHQGPNPYNGAQDWLYSGSYWDRNYFNLPDIY, from the exons ATGCCAGTTATATTTAATGAACCTTTAAGCTTCCTGCAGCGCCTGACCGAGTATATGGAGCACACGTACCTCATCCACAAGGCCAGCTCGCTTGCTGATCCTGTGGAAAGGATGCAG TGTGTGGCCGCATTTGCTGTATCTGCAGTTGCTTCTCAGTGGGAACGCACTGGAAAGCCTTTCAATCCGCTGCTGGGAGAGACTTATGAATTAGTTCG agatgaCCTTGGGTTCAGACTCATTTCTGAGCAGGTCAGCCATCACCCCCCAATTAGCGCGTTTCATGCTGAAGGATTACACAATGATTTCATCTTTCATGGTTCGATCTATCCCAAACTCAAGTTCTGGGGGAAGAGTGTAGAAGCAGAACCCAAAGGAACCATCACCTTGGAGCTCCTTGA acaCAATGAAGCGTACACGTGGACAAACCCCACCTGCTGCGTCCACAACATCATCGTGGGGAAGCTGTGGATCGAGCAGTACGGCAATGTGGAGATCATAAACCACAG GACTGGGGACAAATGTGTGTTGAATTTTAAGCCATGTGGCCTTTTTGGAAAAGAATTACACAAAGTTGAAGGCTACATTCAAGATAAAAG CAAAAGGAAACTCTGTGCCCTGTATGGGAAGTGGACTGAGTGTTTGTACAGTGCTGATCTGGCCACTTTTGAGGCTTACAAAAAAAACGATAAGAAGAATCCCGAGGAGAAGAGGAATAGCAGACAG GTGAGCACCTCTGAGGAGTCAGATGAAATGCCAGTGCCAGATTCTGAAAGTGTGTTTGTCATCCCCGGAAGTGTTCTCCTTTGGCGGATAGCCCCACGGCCTCCGAACTCCGCCCAG ATGTATAATTTTACTAGCTTTGCAATGGTTTTAAATGAAGTagacaaggaaatggagagtACAATTCCTAAAACAGACTGCAGGTTACGGCCTGACATAAGAGCCATGGAAAATGGAGAAATAG ATCAAGCtagtgaagaaaaaaaacgaCTTGAGGAAAAACAGAGAGCAGCCCGCAAAAACAGGTCCAAGTCAGAAGAGGACTGGAAGACGAG